A window of the Arachis duranensis cultivar V14167 chromosome 5, aradu.V14167.gnm2.J7QH, whole genome shotgun sequence genome harbors these coding sequences:
- the LOC107488925 gene encoding uncharacterized protein LOC107488925 — protein sequence MAETTRDEDRTEEDNRKEGRNVILLEEANISEGINACSNSLYGRLFASKTFSIGTMGNALKAIWGNPEGFSVSDKGDNFFQFFFNKEVDVLRVERGSPWLFKDYVLHVKRWKEDQNCDEEIIFNFQFWSLPESFKTLEVGRKLGEKLGTVLEVGKFQMRGRETRIVKTKINIDAARQVRDQLIVAGPNKKEVEVALRYERLGKFCTYCAKLGHEVKNCHDLLKDTESDMVKEDDIGEWVKASQVGMRIYSKGERAFNNSTQNQNKATQRKKKPVLNYLLEEFAGMSMQEEKQSLKPQDTSNRAAPESLQSANSRTECMEVIIAGQSNTKEDEGQLMQFAIG from the coding sequence ATGGCTGAGACAACGAGGGATGAAGATCGGACCGAGGAAGACAACCGGAAAGAAGGTAGGAATGTGATTCTACTGGAAGAGGCAAACATATCAGAAGGTATTAACGCTTGCTCCAATAGTCTCTATGGCAGACTCTTTGCTTCCAAAACCTTCTCAATTGGAACCATGGGGAATGCTTTAAAGGCTATATGGGGAAACCCGGAAGGATTTAGCGTGAGTGATAAAGGGGATaatttcttccaattcttttttaataaagaagTGGATGTCTTGCGTGTTGAACGTGGTTCTCCATGGCTATTCAAAGATTATGTGCTCCATGTCAAGAGATGGAAGGAAGATCAGAACTGTGATGAAGagattattttcaattttcaattttggaGTTTGCCAGAATCGTTTAAAACCCTCGAAGTTGGACGTAAATTGGGAGAAAAATTGGGCACAGTATTGGAGGTAGGTAAATTTCAGATGCGAGGCAGAGAAACTAGGATTGTGAAGACCAAAATTAATATTGATGCTGCCAGGCAAGTGAGAGATCAGTTAATAGTGGCAGGACCTAATAAAAAGGAGGTAGAAGTGGCACTGCGCTATGAGAGACTTGGAAAGTTTTGTACCTATTGCGCAAAATTGGGGCACGAGGTAAAAAACTGCCATGATCTGCTGAAGGATACAGAGAGTGATATGGTAAAAGAGGATGACATTGGCGAATGGGTTAAAGCCAGCCAAGTGGGAATGCGAATCTACTCTAAAGGAGAAAGAGCATTCAACAACTCAACCCAAAATCAGAATAAGGCCACTCAACGTAAGAAAAAACCGGTCTTAAACTACTTATTGGAAGAATTTGCAGGGATGTCAATGCAAGAAGAGAAACAAAGTTTGAAACCACAAGACACTAGTAATAGGGCAGCACCTGAGTCACTTCAATCAGCCAATTCTAGAACAGAATGCATGGAGGTTATCATAGCTGGTCAGTCCAATACCAAGGAGGATGAAGGGCAGCTTATGCAATTCGCTATTGGGTAG
- the LOC107488926 gene encoding uncharacterized protein LOC107488926: MKMQLKKWWRVLAYKWHPRRHENYSLELSGFGETPDNSHLKRDFGAPFHVDKSKTRRGLVKERLDCYLVGMEWKLKFPNSVVHRLTESGSDHAPLLMETEPQSWHSKRRFKYQERWCGEEDVKRIVSEVWKMKVVGSAMFYLAQKLKVCRHRLVQWQKTHKANSRKEIEDLQAKLEELRVAGINGGEEVTSLEKKLELAYLKEESYWQEKSRVKWLKEGDQNTRFFHQKFQPRVQRNRIWRLVGRDNEIASKPEDIAKIAEDYFCDIFTSSCSTDPNLYLEDLEPKVTVSMNRRLQRPVTMDEVKRATFSVHAQSAPGDDGFTAKFFHFFWDIVGGDVFKAVRSFFHSGRILKSFNHTQICLIPKVPDANDMTQINWIKELVTTVSYSVVVEGQPFGYFRPNRGIRQGDPLSPYLFLFCVEGLSFLLHKAEQNRLIQGVQVNRRCQTVNHLLFADDSFLFCKSAPNTSQSILELLEIYEGFSGQKFNLKKSAIFFSHNTPQNTRLAIAQTLNIEHIGAQDKYLGLPSIVQKSKKATFDAIKDKVQKRIMGWKRSLLSSGGRHTLLRAVGEAIPIYTLSCFKLPDTLLTEIHSMLSQFWWGQKGAERRMVWIKWDTMTRPKKDGGLGIKDLRAQNLALLRKQCWRLMKYPNSTLSRMLKAKYFRYTDFLHAEIGSVPS, translated from the exons ATGAAAATGCAGTTGAAGAAATGGTGGAGGGTGCTAGCCTACAAATGGCACCCAAGGCGCCATGAGAACTATAGTTTGGAATTGTCGGGGTTTGGGGAGACCCCTGACAATTCACACCTTAAAAGGGATTT TGGGGCACCCTTTCACGTGGACAAATCGAAGACAAGGAGAGGATTGGTGAAGGAGAGGCTTGACTGCTATTTAGTTGGGATGGAATGGAAGTTGAAGTTTCCAAATTCAGTGGTGCACAGGCTCACAGAGTCAGGCTCGGATCATGCTCCACTTTTGATGGAAACCGAACCTCAATCCTGGCATAGTAAAAGGCGGTTTAAATACCAGGAACGTTGGTGTGGAGAAGAGGATGTTAAGAGAATTGTCAGTGAAGTGTGGAAAATGAAAGTTGTAGGCTCAGCTATGTTCTACTTGGCCCAAAAGTTGAAAGTTTGTAGACATAGACTAGTTCAATGGCAGAAAACTCACAAAGCAAACTCTCGAAAAGAAATTGAGGACCTTCAAGCTAAACTAGAGGAGTTGCGGGTGGCTGGAATCAATGGGGGAGAGGAGGTTACCAGTTTGGAGAAGAAGTTGGAGCTGGCATATTTGAAAGAAGAGAGCTATTGGCAAGAAAAATCTAGAGTCAAGTGGCTAAAAGAAGGAGATCAGAACACTAGATTCTTTCACCAGAAATTTCAACCAAGGGTGCAAAGGAACAGAATTTGGAGATTAGTAGGGAGGGACAATGAGATTGCATCGAAACCGGAGGATATTGCAAAGATAGCTGAAGACTACTTTTGCGATATTTTTACTTCTTCTTGTTCGACTGATCCGAATCTATACTTAGAGGATTTGGAGCCAAAGGTTACAGTTTCCATGAACCGTAGGCTCCAAAGGCCAGTAACTATGGACGAGGTCAAAAGAGCTACATTTAGTGTTCACGCTCAGAGTGCTCCTGGTGATGACGGGTTTACAGCTaagttttttcactttttctgggATATAGTTGGAGGTGACGTTTTTAAGGCAGTAAGAAGTTTCTTTCACAGTGGCAGAATTCTAAAAAGCTTCAATCATACtcaaatttgtttgattccaaaGGTGCCAGATGCCAATGACATGACTCAG ATTAACTGGATTAAGGAATTGGTAACGACTGTTTCTTACTCTGTCGTTGTGGAAGGTCAACCTTTTGGCTATTTTAGGCCAAATAGGGGCATCCGACAGGGTGACCCCCTATCTCcatatctctttcttttttgtgtAGAAGGGCTTTCCTTCTTGCTACATAAGGCAGAGCAAAACAGATTAATTCAAGGAGTTCAAGTTAATCGGAGATGCCAAACAGTTAATCACCTTTTGTTTGCTGATGATTCATTCCTTTTTTGCAAAAGCGCACCTAATACAAGCCAAAGTATTCTAGAATTGCTAGAGATCTATGAGGGTTTCAGTGGGCAAAAATTCAATCTGAAGAAGTCAGCTATCTTTTTCAGTCACAACACACCGCAGAACACAAGACTAGCAATTGCTCAGACACTAAATATTGAACATATCGGAGCACAAGACAAATACCTGGGACTGccctctatagttcaaaaatcaaagaaagcaaCCTTTGATGCTATCAAGGATAAAGTTCAGAAGAGGATTATGGGTTGGAAAAGAAGTCTATTGTCATCAGGTGGTAGGCACACGCTATTGAGAGCGGTGGGGGAGGCgattcctatttatacactctcttGTTTCAAGCTCCCGGACACACTGTTGACTGAGATTCATAGCATGCTCTCGCAATTTTGGTGGGGTCAAAAAGGCGCAGAACGAAGAATGGTTTGGATTAAATGGGACACAATGACGAGACCGAAGAAAGATGGCGGACTGGGGATCAAGGACCTAAGGGCGCAAAATTTGGCTTTATTGAGAAAACAATGTTGGCGTCTAATGAAATACCCTAATTCTACTCTATCAAGAATGCTCAAAGCTAAATATTTCAGATATACAGATTTCCTACATGCAGAGATAGGAAGCGTACCGTCGTGA
- the LOC127747612 gene encoding uncharacterized protein LOC127747612, with amino-acid sequence MEELARMYIKEIVRLHGVPSTIISDRDPRFTSRWSIRKDYPDLGGYAKGLCFGPSGKVGSSLLGPKMIAETTEQIKKIRSRMLIAQSRQKCYADQRRKALEFEEGEHVFLKVTPTTGMGRVIKTKKLNSRYIRPFEILKRIGAVAYRIALVLYLSNLHDVFHVSQLRKYAPDTSHVLEPEPIQVREDLTLILLLVRIDDTSVK; translated from the exons ATGGAAGAATTGGCTCGAATGTACATCAAAGAGATTGTCAGATTGCATGGCGTGCCTTCAACCATTATATCTGacagagatcctcgtttcacatCAAG ATGGTCAATTAGAAAGGATTATCCAGACCTTGGAGGATATGCTAagggcttgtgttttggaccatcCGGCAAggtgggatcg AGCTTGTTAGGGCCTAAGATGATAGCTGAAACTACTGAGCAGATAAAGAAGATTCGTAGCCGAATGCTTATAGCCCAAAGCCGTCAAAAATGTTATGCTGATCAAAGGCGAAAGGCCTTGGAatttgaagaaggagagcatgtATTTCTGAAAGTTACACCAACCACTGGAATGGGAAGAGTTATTAAGACTAAGAAACTGAATTCCCGTTATATTAGACCGTTTGAGATCCTAAAAAGAATTGGGGCAGTGGCTTATAGAATTGCCTTAGTGCTAtatctttcgaacctgcacgatGTGTTTCATGTATCACAACTTCGGAAATATGCTCCTGATACAAGTCATGTTCTAGAACCGGAACCGATTCAAGTGAGAGAAGACCTAACACTTATATTACTTCTAGTGAGAATTGATGACACTAGTGTTAAATGA